The window ACAGGATGCGCCCCGCCAGCGGAATGTCGCTGAGGTCCGGAATGCGGAGATGCGGCGCCGGCGTGATGCGTTCGCCGACGAAGCCGGCGCCGATCAGGCCGGACAATCCGATTCCGAGGATGGTCAGCGCGAGGCCGGTCGCGACCTGGTTGACCGCGAGCCCGAGCGCCATCAGCGCAAAGATCAGCGACATCAGGGTGCCGGCGACCATGCCGCAGAGCGCGCCGACGACGATCGAACCGGAGAGCCACGCGCCGCCGAAGCCGCAGGCGGCGCCGACGATCATCATGCCTTCGACGCCGAGGTTGAGCACGCCTGAGCGCTCGGTCACGAGTTCGCCGGTGGCTGCGAGCAACAGCGGCGTGGAAGCCGCCAGCACCGACAGGATGATGGCCTCAATGAGCCCCACTTTGCACCTTTGGCGATGACGAAATAAGCCGAAAGCGGTAGAGGATCAGGGAATCGCAGGCGAGCACGTAGAACAGCAGGATGCCCTGGAACACCTTGGTGACGTCCAACGGGATTTTCATCGCGATCTGGGCCTGCTCGCCGCCGATAAAGGTCAATGCGAGGAACAGTCCTGCAATTAATATTCCAATCGGGTTCAGTCGCCCGAGGAAGGCGACGATGATCGCAGTGAAGCCATAACCTGGCGAAATGCCGGGCTGCAGATGGCCGACCGGGCCGGCCACCTCGATGATGCCGGCGAGCCCGGCCAGCGCGCCGGAGATTGCAAAGGTCAGCAGCACCAACTGATTGGCGTTGAACCCGCCGAACCGCGCTGCCCGCGGCGCGGCGCCGACGACCCGGATCTCGAAGCCTTTGATGGTCCTGCCGAGCAGCACCGCGCCGGCGGCCACCACGAACAGTGCGATGATCGAGCCAAGATGCAGCCGGCCGCCTTCGATCAGCGTCGGCACGGTCGCCACCGGATCGAACTCAGCCGTGGTCGGAAAGTTGAAGCCTTGCGGATCACGCCAGGGACCGCGCACGAGATAGTCCAGCAGGAGGTCGGCGACATAGACCAGCATCAGCGAGGTCAGGATCTCGCTGGCGCCGAACCGCACCTTGCAGATCGCCGGAATCAGTGCGTAGAGCGCGCCCGCGGCCGCGCCGAGCACGAGCATCGCCGGCAGCACCCAGTGGCCGGCATCGGTGCCCTGGCTCTTCACCGCGAGCCAACTCCCGGCCACCGCGCCGATCAGGAATTGGCCTTCGGCACCGATATTCCAGGCGTTGGCGAGATAGCACAACGACAGGCCGATCGCGATCATGACCAGCGGCGTCGCTTTGACCGCGATTTCCTGCAGGGAGTAGCCGTCGGTCAGAGGATCGATGAAGTAGACGGCGAGCGCGGCAATCGGATTCTTGCCGAGCAATGTGAACACGATGCACAAGGTGGCGATCGTGAGTCCGATTGCGATCAGCGGCGAGATGAGCGCGATCGTGGCCGAGCGCTCGGCGCGCTTCTCAAGCACGAGTTGCATGAGGTGCCTCCGGAGCTTCGATGCTGCTGCCGCCCATCAGCAGGCCGAGTGTCTCGCGGCTGGCTTCGGCGGTTGGCACGGGGGCCGACAGCCGGCCATGGAACATCACGGCGATGCGGTCGGTGATTTCGGCAAGTTCGTCGAGGTCCTGGCTCGTCACCAGCACCGCGGCGCCGCCTGCGGCAAGATCGAGCAGGGCCTGCCGGATCACGGCGGCCGCACCCGCGTCGACGCCCCAGGTCGGCTGGTTCACGATCAGCACGACGGGATCGCGGAGGATTTCGCGGCCGACGATGAATTTCTGCAGGTTGCCGCCCGACAGGCTCGCCGCCTCCGGGTCGCGCTTGGCTTTGCGCACGTCGAAAGTCTCGGTCGTGCGGTCGACGGTCTTCAGGGTTGCGGCCGTGTTCACGAAGCCATGAAGCACCATATTGCCGATGGCGTGGCCGGTCAGGAGGGCGTTTTCCGAGAGCCGCATGCGCGGCGCCGTGCCGTGGCCGAGCCTTTCCTCCGGGATGAAGGCCGCACCCAGCTTGCGGCGCTTGGTGATCGACAGGTGCCCCGCCGCGTGTCCGTCGATCACGATCGTGCCCGGGTCTTTCGCCAGCCGCTCGCCGGAAAGGGCTGCGAACAGTTCGTCCTGCCCGTTACCGGCGACACCCGCGATGCCTAGAATTTCACCACCCCGGAGCTCGAACGAGATGTGCTCGAGCCGTACGCCGTGTGGATCGTCGGGTGTGAGGCTGAGATCGTTGACCAGCAGGCGAGGCACGGTGATCTGCCGGCTCGCCGCAGCCTTCACTTCCATGATCTCGCCGCCGACCATCATGCGCGCAAGTGATGCCGCGGTCTCAGCCCTGGGATTGCAGGTCTCGACCTTCCGTCCGCCGCGCAGGATCGTTGCGGTGTCGCAGAGCCGCTTCACTTCGTCCAGCTTGTGGCTGATGTAGAGAATCGCGCGGCCTTCGGCCTTGAGGCGATTGAGCACGATGAAGAGCTGATCGGCCTCCTGAGGTGTCAGCACGGCTGTCGGCTCGTCGAGGATCAGGAATTGTGGATTCTGCATCAGCGCGCGCACGATCTCGATACGCTGCCGCTCGCCAACCGAAAGCTGCCAGACCTCCCGCTTCGGATCGAGTGGAAGTCCGTATGTACGCGACACCTGCTCGAGACGCGCCGACATGTCCTTGAACGGCTCCTTGCCGTCGAGGCCGAGCGCAACATTCTCGGCGACCGTCAGATTGTCGAACAGCGAGAAATGCTGGAACACCATGCCGATTCCATGTGCGCGCGCATCCGATGGCCCAGACAGCACGATCGTCCTGCCCTGCCAGCGGATCTCGCCCTCGCTCGGCTGGATCAGGCCGTAGATCGTCTTGACCAGGGTGGATTTTCCGGCGCCGTTCTCGCCGAGCAACGCATGGATCTCTTGCGGCCGAATATCGAGATCGATCTTGTCGTTGGCGAGAAACGAACCGTAGCGCTTGGTCAAGCCGACCGTCTGCAGAAGCGGCGTGGCACCTGTGTGCTGCACGGCAGATGTCGTGTCTGGCATCCCGGGATATCGCATGCGTGGAGAGAGGAGCCGCAATAGTGGGCCAGTTTTCACGCACGCGTAAGTAGGGAAAAAGCGCCATTGCTTGCTCAAGGCTTCGGCAGGATCGAATCGTTCCGTAAATTTGGGGGGCGGCTGTCACTCGGCCTCGCTTCGGCGTCCGCGGAAGTTGTTGCAGAAATGTGACTGTCGATCCAATTCGAAAGTGGAGCGGTCAACGATGACGCAAAGTTGAGCAGCGTGTCGCTGCATGATTCCAGCCGATTTCCCGCGCCCCGGCGGTACGTCCCCGCGCTGTGCGCAAATGTCGCGGAAGTCGAGCAATGATGGGCATAATTTGAAAAATCCCGAATTCCGTCGAAGCGAATTTTGCGGCCGTCAACCGCTACAGGACTGGCCCAACCAAACTGATCTCGCTGAGGTTGCTGATCAAACACGCGTCAGCGCGTGGAGAAACTTCGGGCTTCCCGTTCGCCCCGAAGCTGCGCCACGCTCCCGCATCAGCACGAATTCGTTGCGTTCACTCCTGGGGGTCTTTCACAATGTTCAACATCCGCCGAACCTTGTCGGCCGCGGCACTATCATTGGGGTTGATGCCGGTCGCTAACCTTGCAAGCGCCGCAGATCTGCCAGTCAAGGCACCCAAGCCGGCAGCTGATCTGCCATTCTTCCTGGTCATCGACGACCGCGTGACCTACTCCTACATTTTCTCCGGCACGGATCCGGGCGTATTCTCCGTCCGCCCTGACGGCAGCATCAACGGAAAGACCGCCAAGCAGGTCTACTCGTTCACGCACTTCGATATCTGGGCCTATGGCCAGAACTTCTTCACGATCTCGATGTACAAGTCGGATCATAACGACCCGGCATCACCGTGCTCGAATGTCGGTGTGACCATCACGGGAGCTCCAGCAACCTGCGCCGGCGCGACCGAGATCTACGGCCTGTTCCGCTCGACCTTCGGCTGGAATCAGATCTTCAACACGAAAGCGTTCAGCATGGGGCCGCTGAACAACATCTCGTTCCAAGTCGGCATGGACGCCAACACGGAAAACAACTTCCTGGCGCCCGCCAAGCGGGACGTCGTCGCCGGTCTCCAGTTCGAGTTCAACCTTCCCTACAAGGGTTACATCAACGTGTCGCCGTTGATGTACTACGAGTTCTCCAATCACAACGCGTTCGACCAGTGCGGGCTGTTCGGCCCGGGCGTGCCCGGGGTGACCTGCCTCACCGACGGCAATACAAAGTTCAACCCGACCTGGGCCGTCGAAGTAAA of the Bradyrhizobium quebecense genome contains:
- a CDS encoding ABC transporter ATP-binding protein; the protein is MPDTTSAVQHTGATPLLQTVGLTKRYGSFLANDKIDLDIRPQEIHALLGENGAGKSTLVKTIYGLIQPSEGEIRWQGRTIVLSGPSDARAHGIGMVFQHFSLFDNLTVAENVALGLDGKEPFKDMSARLEQVSRTYGLPLDPKREVWQLSVGERQRIEIVRALMQNPQFLILDEPTAVLTPQEADQLFIVLNRLKAEGRAILYISHKLDEVKRLCDTATILRGGRKVETCNPRAETAASLARMMVGGEIMEVKAAASRQITVPRLLVNDLSLTPDDPHGVRLEHISFELRGGEILGIAGVAGNGQDELFAALSGERLAKDPGTIVIDGHAAGHLSITKRRKLGAAFIPEERLGHGTAPRMRLSENALLTGHAIGNMVLHGFVNTAATLKTVDRTTETFDVRKAKRDPEAASLSGGNLQKFIVGREILRDPVVLIVNQPTWGVDAGAAAVIRQALLDLAAGGAAVLVTSQDLDELAEITDRIAVMFHGRLSAPVPTAEASRETLGLLMGGSSIEAPEAPHATRA
- a CDS encoding ABC transporter permease produces the protein MQLVLEKRAERSATIALISPLIAIGLTIATLCIVFTLLGKNPIAALAVYFIDPLTDGYSLQEIAVKATPLVMIAIGLSLCYLANAWNIGAEGQFLIGAVAGSWLAVKSQGTDAGHWVLPAMLVLGAAAGALYALIPAICKVRFGASEILTSLMLVYVADLLLDYLVRGPWRDPQGFNFPTTAEFDPVATVPTLIEGGRLHLGSIIALFVVAAGAVLLGRTIKGFEIRVVGAAPRAARFGGFNANQLVLLTFAISGALAGLAGIIEVAGPVGHLQPGISPGYGFTAIIVAFLGRLNPIGILIAGLFLALTFIGGEQAQIAMKIPLDVTKVFQGILLFYVLACDSLILYRFRLISSSPKVQSGAH